From a single Vespula pensylvanica isolate Volc-1 chromosome 24, ASM1446617v1, whole genome shotgun sequence genomic region:
- the LOC122637001 gene encoding inner nuclear membrane protein Man1 isoform X2, with translation MVLVNKMSVDSLSDAELRSKLMEYGYPVGPVTQTTRKILVKKLKNLIETRGFAGTRHSLAARYSSDETDEDTASTVVKRKKSASSTRRQTLANPMPPPSSTVPIPSESKSLVKDSNVEIVDNVIPESVAGPTFANRTIPNIQKKHSKIYNSANLSDGLETGSDSDIREETGSTYSQSRYLTSVGKLYASKPHTEHMIGEDQSTKSYETVSRPVHTLKDNKYVEPAFKTYTTFIPSTKEDATGRDSRDLLSNYETPFLSEFTRRLSSRTLLDPPATSLSTISSPTIRHTSSVLPETREKDSNGHFSSLRSLYTTSTSSSRPVVTTTDRSRNAIGKTFKSTSNKEDLRNNQNMVSVILVVVLASFFGILAIIYLGLGGKGETFPSLSMDSDIPLCFMGTPDLKAPGVNCVMKENVESVLQLLKRLQPILLKKAISVLCDNSSDIPYLTDSEIMDMFANSKVTPLEVKEDLQNAQLLIIRNPQWGISLIDVSDGDKASGEVLNSLDSIFPARMNGKIGMVILHPELPLQCHIKNKLFTIFSTLLIISLGLLAVIGTQKLFVWYKRYQKSVEREVFKLVSEIINVVEQHHQNAGLSPSGSTQDIFLAINHVRDNLILPKDRKRMAGLWEKAVRFLDENESRIRREVQQVAGEEFHVWRWLPNNTLNKSNAQSPSLNKKSKVWQGQAFETMEGSVNSLTCSPTPCLKIRHMFDPDAKVWRGSENTSYSSGSWKPRRLCLHEVYIARRCWKSLQSIARLVV, from the exons atggTTTTGGTAAACAAAATGTCGGTAGATAGTCTCAGTGATGCAGAATTACGTAGTAAACTCATGGAATATGGATACCCGGTAGGCCCTGTAACACAGACAACCAGAAAAATActagttaaaaaattaaagaatctTATAGAAACCCGAGGTTTCGCTGGAACGCGTCATTCGTTAGCTGCCAG ATATAGCAGCGATGAAACCGACGAGGATACAGCTTCAACTGtggttaaaagaaaaaaatcggcTTCGAGTACGCGTCGTCAGACTTTGGCTAATCCTATGCCACCTCCATCTTCCACAGTACCTATACCTTCTGAATCTAAAAGTTTGGTCAAAGATTCCAATGTGGAAATAGTTGATAATGTTATACCTGAATCGGTTGCTGGTCCAACATTTGCTAATCGTACTATTCcaaatatacaaaagaaacatTCAAAGATTTATAACTCAGCCAATCTATCGGATGGCTTAGAAACTGGTTCGGATTCGGACATTAGAGAAGAAACTGGATCGACGTACTCGCAATCTAGATATTTGACTAGCGTTGGAAAGTTGTACGCTTCCAAACCGCATACCGAACACATGATCGGTGAAGATCAATCTACAAAATCATACGAAACAGTGTCAAGACCGGTACATACtcttaaagataataaatacgtTGAGCCGGCTTTTAAAACTTATACTACTTTTATACCATCGACTAAAGAAGATGCAACTGGAAGAGATTCAAGAGATTTGCTTTCAAATTATGAGACTCCATTTTTATCAGAATTTACACGAAGGCTCAGTTCAAGAACGTTGTTGGATCCTCCTGCGACGTCCCTCTCAACGATAAGCA GCCCTACGATACGACACACATCGTCCGTTTTAccagaaacaagagaaaaggattCCAATGGTCATTTCTCCTCGTTAAGATCTTTGTACACGACTTCAACTTCGAG TTCAAGACCCGTTGTTACAACTACTGATAGATCTCGCAATGCTATTGGTAAAACATTCAAGTCTACCTCTAATAAGGAAGATTTACGGAACAACCAAAATATGGTTTCGGTAATACTGGTGGTAGTACTTGCTTCATTTTTCGGAATTCTGGCAATAATATACTTGGGGCTTGGTGGTAAAGGTGAAACCTTCCCATCATTGTCAATGG ATAGCGATATACCGCTCTGTTTTATGGGAACGCCTGATCTCAAAGCACCTGGAGTTAATTgtgtaatgaaagaaaatgtagaatCTGTATTACAATTGTTAAAACGACTCCAACCAATTTTATTGAAGAAGGCAATATCCGTGCTGTGCGACAATTCGAGCGATATACCATATCTAACAGACTCTGAAATTATGGATATGTTTGCAAACAGTAAAGTG ACACCTCTAGAAGTGAAAGAAGATTTACAAAATGCACAACTTCTTATTATTAGGAATCCTCAATGGGGTATTTCGCTCATTGACGTAAGCGATGGCGATAAGGCATCCGGAGAAGTATTGAATTCGTTG GATAGTATATTCCCAGCACGTATGAATGGAAAAATAGGGATGGTCATACTACATCCAGAACTGCCATTACAGTGTCATATAAAGAATAAGTTATTCACCATTTTTTCAACTCTCCTGATAATCTCCCTTG GCCTTTTAGCAGTTATCGGGACGCAGAAACTATTCGTTTGGTATAAAAGATACCAAAAATCCGTGGAAAGAGAAGTATTTAAGCTAGTTAGCGAAATCATTAATGTGGTTGAACAGCATCATCAAAATGCAGGACTGTCACCTTCCGGTTCGACGCAAGACATTTTTCTTGCGATAAATCATGTGCGAGATAATCTGATTTTACCAAAAGATCGTAAAAGGATGGCTGGATTATGGGAGAAAGCTGTTAGGTTCTTGGACGAGAACGAATCTAG AATTCGAAGAGAAGTGCAACAAGTTGCTGGAGAGGAATTTCACGTGTGGCGTTGGTTACCTAATAATACTCTAAACAAGTCTAACGCGCAAAGTCCGTCATTGAATAAAAAGTCAAAAGTTTGGCAAGGACAAGCGTTTGAAACTATGGAAGGATCGGTTAATAGTTTAACTTGTTCACCGACACCCTGCTTAAAGATAAGACATATGTTCGATCCAGATGc AAAAGTGTGGAGAGGGAGTGAAAATACTTCATATTCGAGTGGATCGTGGAAGCCGAGAAGGTTGTGTTTACATGAAGTGTATATCGCAAGAAGATGCTGGAAAAGCCTACAGAGCATTGCACGGCTGGTGGTTTGA
- the LOC122637001 gene encoding inner nuclear membrane protein Man1 isoform X3, with product MVLVNKMSVDSLSDAELRSKLMEYGYPVGPVTQTTRKILVKKLKNLIETRGFAGTRHSLAARYSSDETDEDTASTVVKRKKSASSTRRQTLANPMPPPSSTVPIPSESKSLVKDSNVEIVDNVIPESVAGPTFANRTIPNIQKKHSKIYNSANLSDGLETGSDSDIREETGSTYSQSRYLTSVGKLYASKPHTEHMIGEDQSTKSYETVSRPVHTLKDNKYVEPAFKTYTTFIPSTKEDATGRDSRDLLSNYETPFLSEFTRRLSSRTLLDPPATSLSTISSPTIRHTSSVLPETREKDSNGHFSSLRSLYTTSTSSSRPVVTTTDRSRNAIGKTFKSTSNKEDLRNNQNMVSVILVVVLASFFGILAIIYLGLGGKGETFPSLSMDSDIPLCFMGTPDLKAPGVNCVMKENVESVLQLLKRLQPILLKKAISVLCDNSSDIPYLTDSEIMDMFANSKVTPLEVKEDLQNAQLLIIRNPQWGISLIDVSDGDKASGEVLNSLDSIFPARMNGKIGMVILHPELPLQCHIKNKLFTIFSTLLIISLGLLAVIGTQKLFVWYKRYQKSVEREVFKLVSEIINVVEQHHQNAGLSPSGSTQDIFLAINHVRDNLILPKDRKRMAGLWEKAVRFLDENESRIRREVQQVAGEEFHVWRWLPNNTLNKSNAQSPSLNKKSKVWQGQAFETMEGSVNSLTCSPTPCLKIRHMFDPDAYVLFSRMTTIGRSKYKMPF from the exons atggTTTTGGTAAACAAAATGTCGGTAGATAGTCTCAGTGATGCAGAATTACGTAGTAAACTCATGGAATATGGATACCCGGTAGGCCCTGTAACACAGACAACCAGAAAAATActagttaaaaaattaaagaatctTATAGAAACCCGAGGTTTCGCTGGAACGCGTCATTCGTTAGCTGCCAG ATATAGCAGCGATGAAACCGACGAGGATACAGCTTCAACTGtggttaaaagaaaaaaatcggcTTCGAGTACGCGTCGTCAGACTTTGGCTAATCCTATGCCACCTCCATCTTCCACAGTACCTATACCTTCTGAATCTAAAAGTTTGGTCAAAGATTCCAATGTGGAAATAGTTGATAATGTTATACCTGAATCGGTTGCTGGTCCAACATTTGCTAATCGTACTATTCcaaatatacaaaagaaacatTCAAAGATTTATAACTCAGCCAATCTATCGGATGGCTTAGAAACTGGTTCGGATTCGGACATTAGAGAAGAAACTGGATCGACGTACTCGCAATCTAGATATTTGACTAGCGTTGGAAAGTTGTACGCTTCCAAACCGCATACCGAACACATGATCGGTGAAGATCAATCTACAAAATCATACGAAACAGTGTCAAGACCGGTACATACtcttaaagataataaatacgtTGAGCCGGCTTTTAAAACTTATACTACTTTTATACCATCGACTAAAGAAGATGCAACTGGAAGAGATTCAAGAGATTTGCTTTCAAATTATGAGACTCCATTTTTATCAGAATTTACACGAAGGCTCAGTTCAAGAACGTTGTTGGATCCTCCTGCGACGTCCCTCTCAACGATAAGCA GCCCTACGATACGACACACATCGTCCGTTTTAccagaaacaagagaaaaggattCCAATGGTCATTTCTCCTCGTTAAGATCTTTGTACACGACTTCAACTTCGAG TTCAAGACCCGTTGTTACAACTACTGATAGATCTCGCAATGCTATTGGTAAAACATTCAAGTCTACCTCTAATAAGGAAGATTTACGGAACAACCAAAATATGGTTTCGGTAATACTGGTGGTAGTACTTGCTTCATTTTTCGGAATTCTGGCAATAATATACTTGGGGCTTGGTGGTAAAGGTGAAACCTTCCCATCATTGTCAATGG ATAGCGATATACCGCTCTGTTTTATGGGAACGCCTGATCTCAAAGCACCTGGAGTTAATTgtgtaatgaaagaaaatgtagaatCTGTATTACAATTGTTAAAACGACTCCAACCAATTTTATTGAAGAAGGCAATATCCGTGCTGTGCGACAATTCGAGCGATATACCATATCTAACAGACTCTGAAATTATGGATATGTTTGCAAACAGTAAAGTG ACACCTCTAGAAGTGAAAGAAGATTTACAAAATGCACAACTTCTTATTATTAGGAATCCTCAATGGGGTATTTCGCTCATTGACGTAAGCGATGGCGATAAGGCATCCGGAGAAGTATTGAATTCGTTG GATAGTATATTCCCAGCACGTATGAATGGAAAAATAGGGATGGTCATACTACATCCAGAACTGCCATTACAGTGTCATATAAAGAATAAGTTATTCACCATTTTTTCAACTCTCCTGATAATCTCCCTTG GCCTTTTAGCAGTTATCGGGACGCAGAAACTATTCGTTTGGTATAAAAGATACCAAAAATCCGTGGAAAGAGAAGTATTTAAGCTAGTTAGCGAAATCATTAATGTGGTTGAACAGCATCATCAAAATGCAGGACTGTCACCTTCCGGTTCGACGCAAGACATTTTTCTTGCGATAAATCATGTGCGAGATAATCTGATTTTACCAAAAGATCGTAAAAGGATGGCTGGATTATGGGAGAAAGCTGTTAGGTTCTTGGACGAGAACGAATCTAG AATTCGAAGAGAAGTGCAACAAGTTGCTGGAGAGGAATTTCACGTGTGGCGTTGGTTACCTAATAATACTCTAAACAAGTCTAACGCGCAAAGTCCGTCATTGAATAAAAAGTCAAAAGTTTGGCAAGGACAAGCGTTTGAAACTATGGAAGGATCGGTTAATAGTTTAACTTGTTCACCGACACCCTGCTTAAAGATAAGACATATGTTCGATCCAGATGcgtatgtattatttt CGAGAATGACGACAATTGGGAGATCAAAATACAAGATGCCATTTTAG
- the LOC122637001 gene encoding inner nuclear membrane protein Man1 isoform X1, whose amino-acid sequence MVLVNKMSVDSLSDAELRSKLMEYGYPVGPVTQTTRKILVKKLKNLIETRGFAGTRHSLAARYSSDETDEDTASTVVKRKKSASSTRRQTLANPMPPPSSTVPIPSESKSLVKDSNVEIVDNVIPESVAGPTFANRTIPNIQKKHSKIYNSANLSDGLETGSDSDIREETGSTYSQSRYLTSVGKLYASKPHTEHMIGEDQSTKSYETVSRPVHTLKDNKYVEPAFKTYTTFIPSTKEDATGRDSRDLLSNYETPFLSEFTRRLSSRTLLDPPATSLSTISSPTIRHTSSVLPETREKDSNGHFSSLRSLYTTSTSSSRPVVTTTDRSRNAIGKTFKSTSNKEDLRNNQNMVSVILVVVLASFFGILAIIYLGLGGKGETFPSLSMDSDIPLCFMGTPDLKAPGVNCVMKENVESVLQLLKRLQPILLKKAISVLCDNSSDIPYLTDSEIMDMFANSKVTPLEVKEDLQNAQLLIIRNPQWGISLIDVSDGDKASGEVLNSLDSIFPARMNGKIGMVILHPELPLQCHIKNKLFTIFSTLLIISLGLLAVIGTQKLFVWYKRYQKSVEREVFKLVSEIINVVEQHHQNAGLSPSGSTQDIFLAINHVRDNLILPKDRKRMAGLWEKAVRFLDENESRIRREVQQVAGEEFHVWRWLPNNTLNKSNAQSPSLNKKSKVWQGQAFETMEGSVNSLTCSPTPCLKIRHMFDPDAENDDNWEIKIQDAILEKCGEGVKILHIRVDRGSREGCVYMKCISQEDAGKAYRALHGWWFDGHLVTVKYLRLERYYERFPDAVHCTTPLKPSNNKRLSMQAHYWQSPLESN is encoded by the exons atggTTTTGGTAAACAAAATGTCGGTAGATAGTCTCAGTGATGCAGAATTACGTAGTAAACTCATGGAATATGGATACCCGGTAGGCCCTGTAACACAGACAACCAGAAAAATActagttaaaaaattaaagaatctTATAGAAACCCGAGGTTTCGCTGGAACGCGTCATTCGTTAGCTGCCAG ATATAGCAGCGATGAAACCGACGAGGATACAGCTTCAACTGtggttaaaagaaaaaaatcggcTTCGAGTACGCGTCGTCAGACTTTGGCTAATCCTATGCCACCTCCATCTTCCACAGTACCTATACCTTCTGAATCTAAAAGTTTGGTCAAAGATTCCAATGTGGAAATAGTTGATAATGTTATACCTGAATCGGTTGCTGGTCCAACATTTGCTAATCGTACTATTCcaaatatacaaaagaaacatTCAAAGATTTATAACTCAGCCAATCTATCGGATGGCTTAGAAACTGGTTCGGATTCGGACATTAGAGAAGAAACTGGATCGACGTACTCGCAATCTAGATATTTGACTAGCGTTGGAAAGTTGTACGCTTCCAAACCGCATACCGAACACATGATCGGTGAAGATCAATCTACAAAATCATACGAAACAGTGTCAAGACCGGTACATACtcttaaagataataaatacgtTGAGCCGGCTTTTAAAACTTATACTACTTTTATACCATCGACTAAAGAAGATGCAACTGGAAGAGATTCAAGAGATTTGCTTTCAAATTATGAGACTCCATTTTTATCAGAATTTACACGAAGGCTCAGTTCAAGAACGTTGTTGGATCCTCCTGCGACGTCCCTCTCAACGATAAGCA GCCCTACGATACGACACACATCGTCCGTTTTAccagaaacaagagaaaaggattCCAATGGTCATTTCTCCTCGTTAAGATCTTTGTACACGACTTCAACTTCGAG TTCAAGACCCGTTGTTACAACTACTGATAGATCTCGCAATGCTATTGGTAAAACATTCAAGTCTACCTCTAATAAGGAAGATTTACGGAACAACCAAAATATGGTTTCGGTAATACTGGTGGTAGTACTTGCTTCATTTTTCGGAATTCTGGCAATAATATACTTGGGGCTTGGTGGTAAAGGTGAAACCTTCCCATCATTGTCAATGG ATAGCGATATACCGCTCTGTTTTATGGGAACGCCTGATCTCAAAGCACCTGGAGTTAATTgtgtaatgaaagaaaatgtagaatCTGTATTACAATTGTTAAAACGACTCCAACCAATTTTATTGAAGAAGGCAATATCCGTGCTGTGCGACAATTCGAGCGATATACCATATCTAACAGACTCTGAAATTATGGATATGTTTGCAAACAGTAAAGTG ACACCTCTAGAAGTGAAAGAAGATTTACAAAATGCACAACTTCTTATTATTAGGAATCCTCAATGGGGTATTTCGCTCATTGACGTAAGCGATGGCGATAAGGCATCCGGAGAAGTATTGAATTCGTTG GATAGTATATTCCCAGCACGTATGAATGGAAAAATAGGGATGGTCATACTACATCCAGAACTGCCATTACAGTGTCATATAAAGAATAAGTTATTCACCATTTTTTCAACTCTCCTGATAATCTCCCTTG GCCTTTTAGCAGTTATCGGGACGCAGAAACTATTCGTTTGGTATAAAAGATACCAAAAATCCGTGGAAAGAGAAGTATTTAAGCTAGTTAGCGAAATCATTAATGTGGTTGAACAGCATCATCAAAATGCAGGACTGTCACCTTCCGGTTCGACGCAAGACATTTTTCTTGCGATAAATCATGTGCGAGATAATCTGATTTTACCAAAAGATCGTAAAAGGATGGCTGGATTATGGGAGAAAGCTGTTAGGTTCTTGGACGAGAACGAATCTAG AATTCGAAGAGAAGTGCAACAAGTTGCTGGAGAGGAATTTCACGTGTGGCGTTGGTTACCTAATAATACTCTAAACAAGTCTAACGCGCAAAGTCCGTCATTGAATAAAAAGTCAAAAGTTTGGCAAGGACAAGCGTTTGAAACTATGGAAGGATCGGTTAATAGTTTAACTTGTTCACCGACACCCTGCTTAAAGATAAGACATATGTTCGATCCAGATGc CGAGAATGACGACAATTGGGAGATCAAAATACAAGATGCCATTTTAGAAAAGTGTGGAGAGGGAGTGAAAATACTTCATATTCGAGTGGATCGTGGAAGCCGAGAAGGTTGTGTTTACATGAAGTGTATATCGCAAGAAGATGCTGGAAAAGCCTACAGAGCATTGCACGGCTGGTGGTTTGACG GTCATTTAGTTACGGTCAAATATTTGCGACTCGAACGATATTACGAAAGATTTCCAGATGCAGTGCATTGCACGACACCTTTAAAGCCAAGTAACAATAAACGGTTGTCTATGCAGGCACACTATTGGCAAAGTCCATTAGaatctaattaa